The proteins below are encoded in one region of Leptospira montravelensis:
- the flaA2 gene encoding flagellar filament outer layer protein FlaA2 yields the protein MGKLGMTKLLLGLFLSIGMLYAQADTGGQNTANTANDEDSPLRKIVLDDFEEAEDWRVKATTPLGETRTLKLVQRGLIKDVFDEKTVPEDGGDKIEKNHILGVKTHFAAKGLDRVELYPPHEYIIKGKVRQISVWVLGRKYRHTLFAKFRDYKDVTHNIRLGRLDFFGWRKLTATIPGFIPQSTRFALLDKNLHFVSLFVTSDVHEVAGDFYFYVDDLQVRTDRSEAKYPGSEIKDNW from the coding sequence ATGGGGAAATTAGGAATGACCAAACTGTTGTTAGGCCTCTTCCTTTCAATAGGAATGTTGTACGCACAGGCAGATACTGGCGGACAAAATACAGCTAACACTGCAAATGATGAGGATAGCCCTCTCAGAAAAATCGTTTTAGATGATTTTGAAGAGGCTGAGGATTGGAGAGTAAAAGCTACCACTCCACTCGGAGAAACAAGAACTTTGAAACTCGTTCAACGCGGGCTCATCAAAGATGTATTCGATGAAAAAACCGTTCCAGAAGATGGTGGTGATAAAATCGAAAAAAACCATATTTTAGGAGTGAAAACACATTTTGCTGCTAAAGGATTGGATCGTGTGGAATTATATCCTCCGCATGAATACATCATCAAAGGGAAAGTAAGACAAATCTCTGTTTGGGTTCTTGGCAGAAAGTACCGACATACTTTATTTGCAAAATTTAGAGATTATAAAGACGTAACACATAATATCCGTTTGGGTCGTTTGGATTTCTTCGGATGGAGAAAACTGACAGCGACCATTCCAGGTTTTATCCCACAAAGTACAAGATTTGCGCTTTTAGATAAAAACCTACATTTCGTTTCTCTTTTTGTGACATCTGATGTTCATGAAGTAGCAGGGGACTTTTACTTTTATGTAGATGACCTCCAAGTGAGAACCGACAGATCCGAAGCAAAATACCCTGGATCTGAAATTAAGGACAATTGGTAA
- a CDS encoding DNA-binding protein, whose product MDPEILTEKIVTQNKTFLVDLKKNQAGFYLKVSEWSNSKKSSIFLPAEGIDRMIEILNQFKSRISDNENTKDPELGAF is encoded by the coding sequence GTGGACCCCGAAATCCTAACCGAGAAGATCGTAACACAAAATAAGACCTTCTTGGTGGATTTGAAGAAAAACCAGGCTGGATTCTACCTGAAAGTATCGGAGTGGTCGAATAGCAAAAAATCCTCGATCTTTCTTCCGGCGGAAGGAATCGATCGAATGATCGAAATCTTGAATCAATTTAAAAGCCGGATATCCGATAATGAGAATACGAAAGACCCGGAGTTAGGAGCCTTTTAG
- a CDS encoding cyclic nucleotide-binding domain-containing protein — translation MNSKVESLKKIYLFQKLNQDELLHIAEKIREVHLPPRNVLYDMGEEAESMYIVKYGTLQISTATSHGDDVNLITLGEGDHFGELPFFDDEKRSAKVEAKENSELYELRYADLHDMFAKNKEMELKFYKEVTHYYIRRLRKLTHDLAYARELRKRFA, via the coding sequence ATGAATTCTAAAGTAGAGAGTCTCAAAAAAATATATCTCTTCCAAAAGTTAAACCAAGACGAATTGTTACACATTGCCGAAAAGATCCGGGAAGTCCACTTACCTCCTAGAAATGTTTTGTATGATATGGGAGAAGAGGCAGAGTCCATGTACATTGTGAAGTATGGAACTTTGCAAATTTCCACGGCGACTAGCCACGGGGACGACGTGAACCTCATTACTCTTGGAGAAGGGGATCATTTTGGGGAATTGCCTTTTTTCGATGACGAAAAACGCTCCGCTAAAGTCGAAGCCAAAGAAAATTCCGAACTATATGAACTTCGTTACGCTGATTTGCACGATATGTTCGCCAAAAATAAAGAAATGGAGCTCAAATTTTACAAAGAGGTCACCCATTATTACATCCGTAGACTTCGAAAGTTAACCCACGACCTTGCCTACGCACGGGAGCTTAGGAAACGTTTCGCTTAA
- a CDS encoding response regulator transcription factor produces MTPKKKVLLVEDHAVTRVGVKHVVNSSADFEVVGEAEHSSQIAPLLNETRPDFVLLDLRIPGENVLNMVKDWKKEHPHLKVVTLTMLDEQPIVHSAIEAGVDGYLLKSDDLSSLTKNLNEIASGKTVYSKNLKLSFNRKPQDGKVANKKEKQILTLLGHGKTYQEIGTEIGLSKRTVEYHVGRLKDRFNAKTVAELIGRAKEQMLI; encoded by the coding sequence ATGACACCTAAAAAGAAGGTATTGCTTGTCGAAGACCACGCGGTCACTCGCGTCGGCGTAAAACATGTTGTGAACTCTTCGGCTGATTTTGAAGTCGTGGGGGAGGCAGAACATTCCTCTCAAATTGCCCCTCTCCTAAATGAAACTAGACCCGACTTTGTTCTCCTCGATTTGCGAATTCCGGGGGAGAACGTGCTGAACATGGTGAAGGATTGGAAAAAGGAACATCCCCATTTGAAAGTGGTCACACTCACCATGCTCGATGAACAACCCATTGTTCATTCTGCGATTGAAGCGGGTGTGGATGGATATCTTTTAAAAAGCGATGACCTCAGTAGTCTCACCAAAAATCTAAATGAAATTGCTTCTGGAAAAACGGTTTATTCCAAAAATTTAAAACTAAGTTTTAACCGCAAACCCCAAGACGGAAAAGTAGCAAACAAAAAGGAAAAACAGATTTTGACTCTTCTTGGACATGGAAAAACCTACCAAGAAATTGGAACAGAAATTGGACTTTCCAAACGAACTGTAGAATACCATGTGGGCCGACTCAAAGACCGTTTTAATGCAAAAACTGTGGCCGAACTAATCGGCCGAGCAAAAGAACAAATGTTAATCTAA
- a CDS encoding ATP-binding protein — MDVARFPILSLSQLLVLPLFLSIFIHCNRTIPTLAPAKTIEAGVLDLSEEDPKTLDPFPLAGEWDAFPGELPETEEEFLTLEKKEPTRLAIPAYWVNQNLPAHGFVTYRLKLKVNEPINLMFYLRESSSAYRVYYHNIERGLVLLGSAGKVSKTKEGSIGYYLETGRSFRASPSTVIYLQISNYLYSRGGPYYSPVLGEVGKTVLYLRFKERKKAFFFATFLVLAVSHLFLFIHRKKDKSPLWFSLLCISWLIRILLFDRVSRDWFVAADWIEMLQIRLEYIAFCGIQIFSLLFFFQNQKNFFPDKYKRYLLLPILLEFLVIATTPYAVYTKLLIFSQGYMATILVLAMVAAIRSCLQRETRYIGSIILFGTVVILSATIYDSIVFFTRWDLPMLTELAFAIFCMCLAIVISKQNAHTWETAEYLTLNLRKEVEWKTLELKKEKEKAEKTGELKDKFISIVSHDIRSPLFGISSVFNLLTESPPSLSPERAKQVLGEASTGLKNILSMVEELIKYSRFQNASVFPDYQLFDFRQITDQLIERAQEMAGPKNISIITHIEESSIGIGDPNLIEHLIWNLLTNAVKFTKESGTVEISLTESNKHWSLKVIDTGIGMPPYWADHILEEGFLFVRKGTADEMGAGVGLAFCKEVAERHGAELIVRSEEEMGTSVEFLLPNFEKIVLVLDDNPGYRKQIRKVLKDLPCILWEEEYPDHALLSVGRLKPDLIIVDFSMPEKTGVDFLRDLYSNSEMEEIRSILVSSSHTDPNTGYKLEATVIEIGGDAFLTKTSPDAKLVELVKKLLDLVV; from the coding sequence TTGGACGTGGCACGTTTTCCAATTTTATCTTTATCCCAACTTTTGGTTTTACCTTTATTTCTATCTATTTTTATCCATTGCAACCGCACCATCCCCACCTTGGCCCCAGCTAAGACCATTGAGGCAGGTGTTCTTGATCTTTCCGAGGAAGACCCAAAAACCTTGGATCCTTTTCCATTGGCAGGAGAATGGGATGCCTTTCCGGGAGAACTTCCCGAAACAGAAGAAGAATTCCTGACCCTTGAAAAGAAAGAACCCACAAGGCTTGCCATTCCCGCCTATTGGGTAAATCAAAACCTGCCGGCCCACGGATTTGTCACTTACCGTTTGAAACTAAAGGTAAACGAACCAATCAACTTAATGTTTTATCTAAGGGAATCATCTTCTGCCTACCGCGTTTATTATCACAATATAGAACGAGGACTTGTTTTACTTGGCTCAGCAGGAAAAGTTTCCAAAACAAAAGAGGGGTCCATCGGTTATTATTTAGAAACTGGTCGTTCCTTTCGAGCCTCACCTTCTACAGTCATTTACTTACAAATTTCAAATTACCTCTATTCTCGCGGTGGTCCTTATTATTCACCCGTCCTTGGTGAAGTGGGAAAAACTGTTTTGTATTTACGATTTAAAGAAAGGAAAAAAGCATTTTTCTTTGCCACTTTCCTTGTCCTTGCTGTTTCTCATTTGTTTCTTTTTATCCATCGAAAAAAAGATAAATCTCCTCTTTGGTTTTCCTTACTGTGTATTTCTTGGCTCATCCGTATTTTACTTTTTGATAGAGTGTCTAGAGATTGGTTTGTTGCCGCAGATTGGATTGAGATGTTACAAATCCGATTGGAATACATAGCGTTTTGCGGGATTCAAATCTTCAGTCTTTTGTTTTTTTTCCAAAACCAAAAAAACTTTTTTCCAGACAAATACAAAAGATACCTTTTATTACCAATACTTCTAGAGTTTTTAGTCATCGCAACGACACCGTATGCTGTGTACACAAAACTCCTAATCTTTAGCCAAGGTTATATGGCAACAATTCTAGTTCTTGCGATGGTTGCTGCGATCCGTTCTTGTTTACAAAGAGAAACAAGATACATCGGTAGTATTATTTTGTTCGGAACGGTTGTCATCCTTTCGGCCACAATTTATGATTCTATTGTGTTTTTTACGCGATGGGATTTACCAATGCTTACAGAACTTGCATTCGCCATTTTTTGTATGTGCCTTGCCATTGTGATTTCCAAACAAAATGCACATACATGGGAAACTGCTGAATACCTAACACTGAATTTACGAAAAGAAGTGGAATGGAAAACATTAGAACTTAAAAAAGAAAAAGAAAAAGCTGAAAAAACAGGGGAATTAAAAGATAAATTTATCTCCATTGTTTCACATGATATCCGTTCTCCACTATTTGGAATTTCTTCTGTATTTAATTTACTTACCGAATCTCCACCTTCCCTTTCTCCAGAAAGAGCCAAACAGGTGTTAGGAGAGGCTTCCACTGGCCTTAAAAATATCCTCAGTATGGTGGAGGAGCTCATTAAATATTCCAGGTTCCAGAATGCATCGGTGTTTCCTGATTATCAACTTTTTGATTTCCGCCAAATCACAGACCAACTCATCGAACGAGCCCAGGAAATGGCAGGTCCAAAAAACATCTCCATCATCACACATATAGAAGAGTCTTCCATTGGAATTGGGGATCCTAATCTAATAGAACATTTGATTTGGAATTTACTCACCAATGCTGTGAAATTCACAAAAGAATCGGGAACTGTTGAAATTTCTTTAACAGAATCCAATAAACATTGGAGTTTGAAAGTGATTGATACAGGAATTGGTATGCCACCGTATTGGGCCGACCACATTTTGGAAGAGGGTTTTCTTTTTGTTCGAAAGGGAACAGCGGATGAAATGGGCGCGGGAGTTGGTCTTGCCTTCTGTAAAGAGGTGGCAGAACGTCACGGTGCTGAACTCATCGTCCGGTCTGAAGAAGAGATGGGAACTTCTGTAGAGTTTTTACTTCCTAACTTTGAAAAAATTGTTTTAGTCCTTGATGATAATCCAGGTTACAGAAAACAAATTCGCAAAGTATTAAAAGATTTACCTTGTATCCTTTGGGAAGAAGAGTACCCAGACCATGCTCTCCTTTCTGTAGGTCGATTGAAACCTGACCTCATCATTGTAGACTTTTCTATGCCAGAAAAAACAGGTGTGGATTTTTTACGTGATTTGTATTCCAACTCAGAAATGGAAGAAATTCGGTCCATCCTCGTTTCCAGTTCTCACACTGACCCAAACACTGGTTACAAACTAGAAGCCACAGTCATTGAAATTGGCGGAGATGCTTTTTTAACAAAAACATCTCCAGATGCAAAGTTGGTAGAACTCGTAAAAAAACTGTTAGATCTAGTTGTTTAG
- a CDS encoding helicase HerA-like domain-containing protein encodes MAKKSEAFVSKIKEGYPAQGALYLGAGVFDGETHKEASVSIPLATLNRHGLIAGATGTGKTKTLQLLTESLSEAGVPVVLMDIKGDLSGLAEPGEENDKIKERTKSLGTVWKPTSYPVEFLSLSKEPGVRLRATISEFGPVLISRILELNDTQSSVVSLVFKYCDDLGLPILDTKDFKKALQYINDVGKEELEKEYGTVSSQTISIILRKLIELEGQGGEDFFGEPSFDVNDLLQTESKKGNVSIIRLTDIQTKPRLFSTFMLSLLTEIYATFPEEGDLEKPKLVLFIDEAHLVFDEASNELLKQLETMVRLIRSKGVGIIFCTQSPTDLPKEILGQLGLKIQHALRAFTANDRKAIKTASENYPETEFYDTKEVITTLGIGEAFITALSPKGTPTPLVHTLLAPPASRMGTLTADELDSKIKKSDLVKKYETTLDRESAHEMLSKKMETIADETEAAEEESGEKKTKSKRAKEKEDPSFVETLSKNPLAREVGRTVAKEVTRGLLGMLGVTPKRGSKRKKTGLFGF; translated from the coding sequence ATGGCTAAAAAATCAGAGGCATTTGTTTCAAAAATTAAGGAAGGGTATCCGGCCCAAGGGGCGCTTTACTTAGGTGCGGGGGTCTTTGATGGAGAAACACATAAAGAAGCTTCTGTTTCCATCCCCCTTGCCACTCTCAACCGGCACGGACTGATAGCTGGGGCCACGGGAACTGGAAAAACCAAAACCTTACAACTTCTGACAGAATCCCTATCGGAAGCGGGAGTTCCTGTAGTCCTTATGGACATCAAAGGTGACCTTTCGGGCCTTGCGGAGCCTGGAGAAGAAAATGACAAAATCAAAGAAAGGACGAAGTCCCTTGGGACCGTGTGGAAACCTACTTCTTATCCTGTAGAATTTTTGTCTCTCTCCAAAGAACCGGGAGTGCGCCTACGGGCCACCATTTCTGAATTTGGACCAGTTCTTATCTCTCGGATTTTGGAGTTAAACGATACACAAAGCAGTGTGGTTTCCCTTGTTTTTAAATACTGCGATGATTTGGGCCTTCCCATCCTCGATACAAAAGATTTTAAAAAAGCCCTCCAATACATCAATGATGTTGGCAAAGAAGAATTGGAAAAAGAATATGGGACAGTTTCTTCCCAAACTATCTCCATCATCTTAAGAAAACTCATCGAACTCGAAGGCCAAGGGGGAGAAGATTTTTTTGGAGAACCATCTTTTGATGTGAATGATCTTTTGCAGACAGAATCCAAAAAAGGAAATGTATCTATCATTCGTCTGACGGACATCCAAACCAAACCTCGCCTTTTTTCTACGTTTATGTTATCTCTTCTCACAGAAATTTATGCGACCTTTCCTGAAGAAGGTGATTTGGAAAAACCAAAACTTGTATTATTTATTGATGAAGCCCATTTAGTTTTTGATGAAGCTTCGAATGAATTACTTAAACAATTAGAAACAATGGTGCGACTCATTCGTTCGAAAGGAGTAGGGATTATTTTTTGTACTCAGTCCCCCACAGACTTACCTAAAGAAATTTTAGGACAACTAGGTCTTAAAATCCAACATGCCCTACGCGCCTTCACAGCAAACGACCGCAAGGCGATAAAAACTGCTTCCGAAAACTATCCCGAAACAGAATTTTATGATACCAAAGAAGTCATCACCACACTCGGAATTGGTGAGGCTTTTATCACAGCCCTGAGTCCCAAAGGAACTCCGACACCGCTTGTCCATACCCTCCTTGCACCACCTGCTTCTCGGATGGGCACTTTGACAGCAGACGAACTGGATTCCAAAATCAAAAAATCAGATCTCGTTAAAAAATACGAAACTACCCTCGATCGGGAAAGTGCTCACGAAATGCTTTCTAAAAAAATGGAAACCATTGCCGATGAAACTGAGGCCGCCGAAGAAGAATCGGGTGAGAAAAAAACCAAGTCGAAACGGGCAAAGGAAAAAGAAGACCCTAGTTTTGTGGAAACCCTTTCCAAAAACCCACTGGCACGGGAAGTCGGTCGCACTGTCGCCAAAGAAGTCACTCGGGGACTTCTCGGAATGCTAGGTGTCACGCCCAAACGTGGCTCCAAACGCAAAAAAACCGGCCTTTTCGGGTTCTAA
- the groES gene encoding co-chaperone GroES: protein MASIKPLGDRVVVEPKNESEEKIGSIIVPDTAKEKPQEGKVIAVGQGRYEDGKLVPLEVKVGDTVLYGKYSGTEIKQGGRDLLIIRESDILGVVTN from the coding sequence ATGGCATCAATCAAACCTTTAGGCGACCGAGTGGTCGTAGAGCCAAAGAATGAGTCGGAAGAAAAAATCGGATCCATCATCGTACCAGACACAGCGAAAGAAAAACCACAAGAAGGTAAAGTCATCGCAGTAGGACAAGGTCGTTATGAAGACGGAAAACTCGTTCCTTTAGAAGTAAAGGTAGGAGATACAGTTCTCTACGGAAAATACTCCGGAACAGAGATTAAACAAGGCGGACGTGATCTACTCATCATCCGTGAAAGCGACATCCTAGGTGTTGTGACAAACTAA
- the groL gene encoding chaperonin GroEL (60 kDa chaperone family; promotes refolding of misfolded polypeptides especially under stressful conditions; forms two stacked rings of heptamers to form a barrel-shaped 14mer; ends can be capped by GroES; misfolded proteins enter the barrel where they are refolded when GroES binds), which produces MAKTIEFDESARRKLLSGVNKLANAVKVTLGPKGRNVVIDKKFGSPTITKDGVTVAKEIELEDAIENMGAQMVKEVSTKTNDIAGDGTTTATILAQAIINEGLKNVTAGANPMALKHGIDKAVLSAVEEIKKHAIKINSKAEYANVATISANNDPEIGNLIAQAFDKVGKEGVITVDEAKSIETTLDIVEGMQFDRGYVSPYMVTDPEAMIATFNDPFILIYDKKIASMKDLLPVLEKIAQAGRPLVIIAEEVEGEALATIVVNTLRKTIQCVAVKAPGFGDRRKAMLEDIAILTGGQVISEDLGMKLENADVKMLGRAKKVVVDKENTTIIEGAGASKDIQGRVNQIKKQIEDTTSDYDREKLQERLAKLAGGVAVIHVGAATEVEMKEKKARVEDALSATRAAVEEGIVPGGGLTLLRAQDAVKALKLVGDEQTGANIILRALEEPIRMITSNAGLEGSVIVEQARARKGNEGFNALTMVWEDLIKAGVVDPAKVVRSALQNAASIGAMILTTEVTITDKPEPKDASGAGMGGMGGMGGMGGMGGMM; this is translated from the coding sequence ATGGCTAAAACAATTGAATTTGATGAATCAGCACGTAGAAAACTTCTTAGTGGAGTAAACAAACTCGCTAACGCAGTGAAGGTGACTCTTGGACCAAAAGGTCGTAACGTAGTCATCGACAAAAAATTTGGTTCCCCTACCATCACAAAAGACGGTGTGACAGTTGCAAAAGAAATCGAATTAGAAGATGCAATTGAAAACATGGGCGCGCAAATGGTGAAGGAAGTTTCTACAAAAACTAACGACATCGCTGGAGATGGAACAACTACTGCTACCATCCTTGCACAAGCCATCATCAACGAAGGTTTGAAAAACGTAACTGCGGGTGCAAACCCAATGGCTCTTAAACACGGAATTGACAAAGCAGTTCTTTCTGCCGTTGAAGAAATCAAAAAACATGCTATTAAAATCAATAGCAAAGCAGAATACGCAAACGTTGCGACAATCTCTGCAAACAATGATCCTGAAATCGGTAACCTCATTGCGCAAGCTTTTGACAAAGTAGGTAAAGAAGGTGTGATCACTGTTGATGAAGCAAAATCAATTGAAACCACTCTTGATATCGTAGAAGGTATGCAATTTGATCGTGGATACGTTTCCCCTTATATGGTAACTGATCCAGAAGCAATGATCGCTACTTTTAACGATCCATTCATCTTAATTTACGACAAAAAAATTGCGTCTATGAAAGACCTTCTCCCTGTGCTTGAAAAAATTGCACAAGCGGGAAGACCACTAGTCATCATCGCAGAAGAAGTGGAAGGGGAAGCTCTTGCTACTATCGTTGTCAACACTCTTCGCAAAACCATCCAATGTGTGGCTGTAAAAGCTCCTGGTTTTGGTGATAGAAGAAAAGCTATGCTCGAAGACATTGCCATCCTTACTGGTGGACAAGTGATTTCTGAAGACCTCGGAATGAAACTAGAAAACGCTGATGTGAAGATGCTTGGTCGCGCTAAAAAAGTGGTAGTGGACAAAGAAAACACAACCATCATCGAAGGTGCTGGTGCTTCTAAAGACATCCAAGGCCGAGTCAACCAAATCAAAAAACAAATCGAAGATACTACATCTGATTACGATCGTGAAAAACTCCAAGAACGCCTTGCAAAACTTGCAGGTGGTGTTGCTGTGATCCACGTGGGTGCAGCTACTGAAGTAGAAATGAAAGAGAAAAAAGCTCGTGTTGAAGATGCACTTTCTGCAACTCGCGCTGCTGTGGAAGAAGGAATTGTTCCTGGTGGTGGACTCACTCTACTTCGTGCACAAGATGCTGTAAAAGCTCTTAAACTTGTTGGTGACGAACAAACCGGTGCTAACATCATCTTACGCGCATTAGAAGAACCTATCCGCATGATCACTTCCAATGCTGGTCTTGAAGGATCTGTAATTGTGGAGCAAGCTCGCGCAAGAAAAGGAAACGAAGGATTCAACGCACTCACTATGGTTTGGGAAGACCTAATCAAAGCTGGTGTGGTAGACCCTGCGAAAGTGGTTCGTTCTGCACTTCAAAATGCAGCTTCCATTGGAGCAATGATCCTCACCACTGAAGTGACCATTACAGACAAACCTGAGCCGAAAGATGCCTCTGGAGCTGGAATGGGCGGCATGGGAGGAATGGGTGGTATGGGAGGAATGGGCGGCATGATGTAA
- a CDS encoding PP2C family protein-serine/threonine phosphatase yields MDRTYVKSYFIVLIFPFLFVSCFDSFLPYQSLKWSFGWEYRFLTQEELVHFSPGMEDLSLEYQTYSIPYVSLEKSGSKYLSARIRFRDSMGYEEPSLLLHGLVTFFDAYCGEVKLQSQFFYSTMDENSANSKLNIKYNRSFVPILSLPKECLGNYVYIVFFSEGILPLGFSEPPLLGDPTEHQKAIANRSQSFASLGFFFLVLGLFSFYLFERRKKKQLLAFTWFSSISGIHFLSQSGFFGLFYYDSILPSFIIFIFTLFLIPISCLYFFEQLVGSGRWNVIRMLWQFHVLFSIVILTLAFTETISMSLAIITFVWLCLPTLVVQIIVAWGQVAAKKPKAILLVMGASALFIFNTHDILSSLGILESVPRSSHWGFFIFVVCLTLYGENLFRNSEIKYGTLQKEIVTAARIQSAILPPSPPHWDQMEISVHYQSSHEVGGDFYDFQALGGRKFGILIADVVGHGLGASIIASLSKFAFFKAYKHWANPSFLLSAMNEDLVKKSFGRFTTATYFYIDLESKKFMVSSAGHPSFFHWKAQSKELLEIKPKGKPLGILSGLTYGEEEYPFQPGDQFLFYTDGLTEEENADRLEYGEKRLATSFIETIAKQSLDPMANILENFHYFTGLSGAPHDDITIIHLHVKS; encoded by the coding sequence ATGGATCGAACCTATGTAAAATCATATTTCATTGTTCTTATTTTCCCTTTTTTATTTGTATCTTGTTTTGATTCTTTTCTTCCTTACCAATCTTTAAAGTGGTCCTTTGGATGGGAATACCGCTTTCTAACACAAGAGGAATTAGTCCATTTTAGTCCTGGGATGGAAGATCTCTCCTTAGAATACCAAACTTATTCAATACCTTATGTAAGTTTAGAAAAATCGGGTTCAAAATATTTATCAGCTCGAATACGGTTTCGTGATTCGATGGGATATGAAGAACCATCGTTATTATTACATGGGCTTGTTACTTTTTTTGATGCTTATTGTGGAGAAGTAAAGTTACAATCTCAGTTTTTTTACTCCACAATGGATGAAAATTCGGCTAATTCAAAATTAAATATTAAATATAATCGAAGTTTTGTGCCAATCCTTTCCCTTCCCAAAGAATGTTTAGGTAATTATGTTTATATCGTTTTTTTTTCGGAAGGCATCCTTCCTCTTGGTTTTTCAGAACCCCCTCTATTGGGTGATCCAACAGAACATCAAAAAGCCATAGCCAATAGAAGCCAGTCTTTTGCATCTTTGGGTTTTTTCTTTTTAGTCTTAGGATTATTTTCTTTTTATCTATTTGAAAGGAGAAAGAAAAAACAACTACTTGCCTTTACTTGGTTTTCTTCTATATCAGGAATTCACTTTTTATCGCAGTCTGGATTTTTTGGGTTATTTTATTATGATTCGATCCTTCCTAGTTTTATTATTTTTATTTTTACATTATTCTTAATTCCTATTAGTTGTTTGTATTTTTTCGAACAATTGGTTGGTTCCGGAAGATGGAATGTCATTCGAATGTTGTGGCAGTTCCATGTTTTGTTTTCGATTGTCATTCTAACTTTAGCATTTACAGAAACGATATCAATGTCACTGGCGATTATCACTTTTGTATGGTTGTGTTTGCCAACACTCGTTGTGCAAATCATAGTCGCTTGGGGGCAAGTTGCAGCCAAAAAACCAAAAGCCATTTTGCTTGTGATGGGAGCTTCCGCTTTATTTATCTTCAACACCCACGATATTTTATCCTCTCTTGGAATTTTGGAGTCAGTTCCAAGGTCCTCCCATTGGGGATTTTTTATTTTTGTAGTATGTCTTACTCTGTATGGTGAAAATTTATTTCGCAATTCTGAGATAAAATATGGTACTTTACAAAAAGAAATTGTTACGGCTGCCAGAATCCAAAGTGCCATTTTACCTCCTTCTCCTCCCCATTGGGACCAAATGGAAATTTCAGTACATTACCAATCTTCTCATGAGGTAGGTGGAGACTTCTACGACTTTCAGGCATTAGGTGGTAGAAAATTTGGGATACTCATTGCCGATGTAGTAGGGCATGGACTTGGTGCCTCCATCATTGCTTCGCTTTCTAAGTTCGCTTTTTTTAAAGCATACAAACATTGGGCCAATCCTTCCTTTTTACTTTCCGCAATGAACGAAGATTTGGTGAAAAAATCCTTTGGTCGTTTTACAACCGCTACCTATTTTTATATCGATTTGGAATCAAAGAAATTTATGGTTTCTAGTGCTGGCCACCCTTCCTTTTTTCATTGGAAAGCCCAGTCAAAAGAACTTTTGGAGATCAAACCAAAAGGAAAACCTCTGGGCATTTTATCAGGCCTTACTTATGGTGAAGAAGAATACCCATTTCAGCCAGGTGACCAATTTTTATTTTATACGGATGGACTTACCGAAGAGGAAAATGCAGACCGTTTGGAATACGGCGAAAAACGTCTTGCTACTTCTTTTATTGAAACTATCGCTAAACAATCATTAGATCCAATGGCAAATATCCTTGAAAACTTTCATTACTTTACCGGCCTATCTGGTGCTCCCCACGATGACATCACCATCATCCACTTACATGTGAAGTCATAA
- a CDS encoding peptide chain release factor family protein → MEVLGITEADLKERFVKSGGKGGQNVNKVSTAVHLVHTPSGKQIKCSVYRTQGLNRYKARDLLCLELEKEMNPSKSNSDLQKLRKKKQDKYRKSLKKNLEIKKSEWIEPM, encoded by the coding sequence ATGGAAGTACTAGGAATTACAGAAGCGGATCTAAAGGAACGTTTTGTGAAGTCTGGTGGTAAAGGCGGACAAAACGTAAATAAGGTTTCTACTGCTGTGCATTTGGTTCACACTCCTTCTGGGAAACAAATCAAATGCTCCGTTTATAGAACCCAAGGTCTTAATCGTTATAAAGCGAGAGATTTGTTATGTTTGGAATTGGAAAAAGAAATGAATCCTTCTAAATCCAACTCTGACTTACAAAAACTGCGAAAGAAAAAACAAGATAAGTATCGTAAATCTTTGAAGAAGAATTTGGAGATAAAAAAATCGGAATGGATCGAACCTATGTAA